The Novipirellula artificiosorum genome includes a window with the following:
- a CDS encoding zinc-binding alcohol dehydrogenase family protein — protein sequence MKSLVLQEPGKLVWQEIDEPTAAAGEAIVKVLRCGVCGTDIHAYHGRQPFFSCPRRLGHELAVEVVSVSSASDLSIGDRGSVEAYAFCGQCPACRTGKTNCCKRLSVLGVHVDGGHAPLIRVPVSRLHVNNDLDPDALALVEPLVIGSHAATRAALTRGEPCLILGMGPIGLAVGLFAKAAGANVVCVDQNQPRLDFAINTLGLGAGVQGGVGLHDRLLKHFGQLPAVVIDATGSQASMEACFELAEHGGRVVFVGLFLGDVSINDPNFHRRELTLSASRAGLSSTFRSVIDSMADGTIDALPMITHRIRFEELAERLPRIDQESGLVKAMIDFC from the coding sequence ATGAAGTCACTTGTTTTGCAAGAGCCGGGCAAATTGGTTTGGCAAGAGATCGACGAGCCAACCGCCGCGGCCGGTGAGGCCATCGTGAAGGTGCTACGTTGCGGGGTGTGTGGCACCGACATTCATGCGTACCACGGACGCCAGCCTTTTTTTTCGTGCCCACGAAGGCTGGGGCATGAGTTGGCGGTCGAGGTCGTTTCGGTCTCTTCCGCGAGTGACCTTTCGATCGGGGACCGCGGTTCGGTCGAAGCCTATGCGTTTTGCGGCCAATGCCCCGCATGTCGCACGGGCAAGACGAATTGCTGCAAACGTTTGAGTGTGCTCGGCGTGCATGTCGACGGGGGGCACGCTCCGTTGATTCGAGTTCCCGTGAGTCGGTTGCACGTGAACAATGATCTCGATCCCGATGCCTTGGCGCTCGTCGAGCCGTTGGTGATTGGATCGCACGCCGCGACGCGAGCAGCCCTGACCCGGGGCGAACCGTGCTTGATTCTTGGCATGGGTCCGATTGGTTTGGCGGTCGGGTTGTTCGCCAAAGCGGCAGGTGCCAACGTGGTTTGCGTCGATCAGAATCAACCACGGCTTGATTTTGCCATCAACACATTGGGACTGGGGGCGGGCGTGCAGGGTGGAGTCGGATTGCACGATCGTCTGCTAAAACACTTTGGGCAACTGCCAGCGGTCGTGATCGATGCGACCGGTAGCCAAGCGTCGATGGAGGCCTGTTTTGAATTGGCCGAGCATGGCGGACGAGTGGTCTTTGTCGGGTTGTTCCTTGGAGACGTGTCGATCAACGACCCCAATTTCCATCGTCGGGAATTGACGCTCTCTGCCAGCCGTGCTGGATTGTCGAGCACGTTTCGAAGCGTGATCGATTCGATGGCTGATGGGACGATCGATGCCCTACCGATGATCACGCATCGAATTCGGTTTGAAGAGCTGGCCGAACGCTTGCCTCGGATCGATCAAGAATCGGGGCTCGTTAAAGCCATGATTGACTTTTGCTAG